The genomic region GCGGTAGCCCTCGCGGTGCAGCCGGATGCCGAGGTCGGCGTCCTCGGTGACGTTGAAGGGGTCCCAGGCGCCCAGGTCGCGCAGCACGTCGGTCTTGAAGTGGTTGGAGGTGCCGCCCAGCGGGATGGGGGACTCCGAGGCACCCATCGCCGGCAGCACCAGCTCGAAGTGCATGGAGTACTCGTTGGCGAACCAGGCCGTCAGCATGTTCTGGCCCTGGTTGAAGTAGTTGAGCTTGGCCTGCACGCACACGACGTTGCCGGGCACCCGCTCGAAGGCCTTCACGGCCTTCTTGAGCTGGTCGGGGTCCGGGCGGTCCTCGGCGTCGAAGATGACGCACAGCGACCCGGTGGACAGCTGCAGGCCGTAGTTGCAGGCCTTGGGCTTGGTCTTGGGCTGGGCGTCGGGGACCACGACCAGGTGGAAGTGGGGCGGCAGCCGCATCCCGCGGATGGTCTCGATCGTCTCGAGGTCGTCCTCCTCGCACAGCAGCTTCACGTCGAGGCGGGTGCGGGGGTAGTCGAGGGCGTTGATGTCGCGCACCAGCCGCCCGACGATCGCGGCCTCCTTGTAGAGCGGCACCAGGATCGTGTAGACGGGCAGCTGCCGCTCGTCGATCGCGGCGACCTCCTCGTCGGTGATGTCGGTCTCGAGGTGCGTGCCGAGGGCCCGCAGCGTCAGGCGGAGCTTGTAGACCGAGACCAGCAGGTAGACGACGCTGGCGATCCCGACCAGGCCGATCAGCGTGCCCATCGGCCACAGCAGCCCGCAGAGCACGGTGACGACGATCGCGATGACCAGCACGGCCTTCTGGGTCGAGGAGATGACCACGTGCGCCGAGGACTCCGGGGCGTTCTCCATCAGGTGCAGCGTCGAGACGTCGGCGTAGTGCTCGGAGTGGATGCGCTGCAGGAGCTGGTCGAGCTCGGTGCGGTTGGCCAGCAGCTGGCGCACGGGCTGGCCCAGGGCGGACTCCACGTCGCGCAGCGCCGTGCCGGCGATGGGCCGGGCCACCGCCAGCAGCACGACGCCGTCGGTCTCGGCGACGGGAGCCACCTGGAGGGTCCGGGCCAGCGGCTCGGGCAGCCGGCGGGCCACGTCGGGGTCGGGCTCGAAGTCGGCCAGGCCCACGCGCTGCATCTGGTGCAGCTCCGACAGGGCGGCCACCAGGACGTCCTCGTCGATGGCCTCGTGGGCCACCAGGATGTCGCCGAGCGGGTCGCCGGTGCGCGAGTACTCGACCATCGCACGCTGCAGCTGCTCGTCGGTGACCAGGCCGCTGCGGGTCAGCATCTGAGCCATCTGGACCCGGGCCCGGCGCGCCGCGGGGCTCTCCACGTCGCCGTCCACGGGCGGGTGGGCCGCATCGATGGCGGCCATGATCTCGTTGGCGGTGTGGCGCACCAGCAGGACCGGTGCGTCGACGCGCTCGGCCACCACGTGCTCGGTGATCCGGTCGGTCGGGTCGGCGGCGGCGACCAGCACCTGTCCGTCGACGACGGCGTAGGCCAGCACCCGGAAGGTGCGGCAGATGCCCTCGGGCAGGAGCCGGGTGAGCTCGGCGTCGACGCCGTCGCTGAGCCGGGCCGACGCGGTCTGCGTCGCTGCGCGGCTCTGGGTGGTGGTCATCGCGTGCCCGTCCCGAAGCCGTGGGCGG from Nocardioides salarius harbors:
- a CDS encoding glycosyltransferase, producing MTTTQSRAATQTASARLSDGVDAELTRLLPEGICRTFRVLAYAVVDGQVLVAAADPTDRITEHVVAERVDAPVLLVRHTANEIMAAIDAAHPPVDGDVESPAARRARVQMAQMLTRSGLVTDEQLQRAMVEYSRTGDPLGDILVAHEAIDEDVLVAALSELHQMQRVGLADFEPDPDVARRLPEPLARTLQVAPVAETDGVVLLAVARPIAGTALRDVESALGQPVRQLLANRTELDQLLQRIHSEHYADVSTLHLMENAPESSAHVVISSTQKAVLVIAIVVTVLCGLLWPMGTLIGLVGIASVVYLLVSVYKLRLTLRALGTHLETDITDEEVAAIDERQLPVYTILVPLYKEAAIVGRLVRDINALDYPRTRLDVKLLCEEDDLETIETIRGMRLPPHFHLVVVPDAQPKTKPKACNYGLQLSTGSLCVIFDAEDRPDPDQLKKAVKAFERVPGNVVCVQAKLNYFNQGQNMLTAWFANEYSMHFELVLPAMGASESPIPLGGTSNHFKTDVLRDLGAWDPFNVTEDADLGIRLHREGYRTAMIDSTTLEEANSQVPNWVRQRSRWIKGYMQTWLVHMRNPVALLSQTGVRGFLSFNLTMGSAFVLLMNPVFWGLTTLYVLTQAGFIQQLFPGLVFYAASAMLFVGNFVFVYLNVAGSLQRGEFGITRTALLSPLYWGLMSWAAWKGFIQLFTNPFYWEKTEHGLNEPQAGGH